Genomic DNA from Setaria italica strain Yugu1 chromosome V, Setaria_italica_v2.0, whole genome shotgun sequence:
TGCAATTGCAGAATTCCATCCACTCAGATTTTGCAGAATTCCATCCACTCAGATTTTGACCCTAAGCCCACACAACACAATGTACCCTTCTGCAGCACTGCAGATAACTCGAAATTGCCCCTTTAGATTTCTTCCGTAGCTTTTGTTATTTTGATTGCTGTTCAATCATGTATTATGCACAATCAATTACATGAATGAGATCGTATGCACTATACCTTCTATAGTTCAACCATGTTAAATTTCTTTGAGCAACAGCAAATTGCAGCTGTTATTTGTTTAATTATTTCATTCTGCCTTTAAGTAAGTTTGCAAATTGTGGTTCCTTGGTTTCCCAGTGTCATTATAGGTGTGTTCTGTGAACTGTAAGCAGCTTGTAAATACCGTGGAACATGGCATATTGTGATGTAACGAAGTGATCATTTTGTTCAATTTACATACTTTTTACTTGTTCATCTCTCCCGTGGCATATTGTTTTGACAAGTGTAAGATGCATAATCCAGTAACCGGTTATGTCACCTCTGTTTTGTGGCCTTTGATATATCCCAACCTGCTGTGGATTGTGTAGCCAAATTGCCTTCAAAGATCAATGCATTAGCTGAATCGATCTATTTTGGTTTATGTTTGATATCTAATACAGTACATTGTTGACCCTTCTAATATGTCACATGAAACTCAATTTCTATAATACCTTGTTTTCtcaagcattttttttaaaacacagTACAGATGGACACACACATCTATGAATGCACATGTGCAGACCCTCACTGTGCACGCATGCAGACAATCTACCACTGAAGGACAATATCGTTGATTTCtgaaataaatctaaaaaagtACGATCACCCGTGCCAGTTCTAGGATTTGAACGTAGATGgttccaaataaaaaaaaagtttgaactacaaagttgtagattttAGAGATCTACACTTTTCACATAAATTTTATCTTCATTTAAGttcatatgaaaaagttataatttttttaaagatgTGGTGCCTAAAGAAGGAAAATTTCGCCGGTTCAAGTGGGTCAAAAATATATTTCGCCGTTTCAGCTGACAATAGATTCAGCTGACAATAGCCGTTTCAAACAGTTATATGCatatagatttgtaatttttagCCGTATGCATATAGATTTGTAACTTTTTATCAggacatatatttttgcaagacactaaaataaaaaatgtaaaaataaaaatatttccGCGCGAGTATGATTGTTATTGTGTCCTAACTTGCAGGCCCATCTATGGAGCAGTATGGGCCATTTCGATTTTCTAATGGGCCCTCGTACAGCCAGCGCAACTGAAGAAATGGCAGCCACAAGCTTCTCCGAATCCGATCCGCGCCCTCCGTGCGTGACCGAGTCCTGCGGTTCGCCGCTGCCCCCTTCTCCGCCTAGCCGCATGCATCGTCAAGCACGACCAACGGCCATCCCCTGCTTGCCTGCCTATATTTACAGGCCACCTGCTCGTGTATCGACGAACAACGCGGCGTTGCAAATGTTTGGTTCACATGGCTGCCACAGGCATCTTCCTCCTGTGTTGCACAAGGCCACCACCATGAGCTACATAccatgccgccgccaccaccaccaccagccagCAGCCACATACCAGCTCTCCATGCCAGTGCCCGGCCCACAAGCAATGGACAACGCAACGCACTACATCTCCTGTCCAGCGCCCAGAGGCTCGTcgccgtcttcttcttcctcctcgctcGTGGACTCGTCGGCTCATCGGGCGACACATCGTCCATGCCGTACGAAGAGGATCGCGGACGTACGTCAAGACCCTTATCCCTTATGCCCTCGTCGTTCAAACCAACCGTTGGGCAGAAGCAGCAACGACTTGATTGGATGATTGCAGCTGTCGATGCGTGCTGCGAGCAACCCGTCACCGAGAGGGCGGCACACGGCTCTCAGGCTGCTCGAGCTCACCCGCGCCCAAAGCATCTCTGCGGGGCAGCATAATCTGCTGAATGCCGTCTGGTTAATGCAGCTCCTTAATTAAAAAGCAACATTGTTTTACTGCATTGACTAGGTACAAGATTGCAGCTCCCTACTCAGTTATACATTGGCTTGGTATATCTTTTAGAGGCCAACTTCGCAGATCTTAGTTGCAACGGCATCTCAACGATTCGGTGCTGGTGGTCAAGGAGTTTTTCATCCGAATGTATAGCTGGCTGTACAGGATTGAGTGCATCATTATTGCATCGGgtcatttgttttcttttgtaaGGTTGTGTGTATCTTAAATATGAAGAGGCGGAGAGTGGTTTAATATATTTGAATCTGTTATTAGTGTGAGAAATTTGCTTTCTTTTGTAAGGTAAGTACATGCACATGGGTGGCAGTGTATAAAACTAAATGTGTTATTAGCGTGGGATATTTGCTTCCTTTTGTAAGGTTTTGTAAGGTTGTGCATGCGTCCTGGATATATAAAGACCGAGAGTATTTTATTTTGGAAGGATAGGCCAAGAGTATTTTATCATCGCTCCATCATATTGATGTGACAATATTGAAACCGATAAAAGTTATTTTATCGGAAAAATGTTACCCCTCAATAATAATGGAATTGCGAGTGTGCACCCCTCTCCCCTCCTGTATCTGTGAGCTTCTTGGGTGAAAACCCTGACCGTGTTGGTCGAGCGACGGCGGTGACGATGACGTCGTATCCCTCCCTGGAGATGGCGTCTTGGAAGTTCATGCCAGATTGCAGTTGTCGGTTCATGATGCCTTCCCTGCTACCGTACCCGTGCCACCGCTCTCTTGTGGGATTGCCGTCCCCATCTATCTTCAAACACTGGGTATCgtcttggcggcggtggtggtcaTCATCAACTCTCCATGGGGAAAGTCTTCTTCTGCGCCTACCTTCGCATTGAGTTGTCCATCATCGTCTTGGTTGCTTGAGTTGCTATCATTTGGCGGATACTTTGCCACCACCATCATGTGGTTGGTGCTTGCTGTGGGCGGATGCTTCGCCACACAGGTTTCGGTTGTTGAGTGGATGATTTGCCACTGTTACTTTGTTGGGGTGAATGCTTTGCCATTGTATGCTTGGGGTGAATGCTTTGCCATTGTATGCTTGGAcggatgctttgccaccatgATTATGCTGCTTGGGTGGATACTTTGTCATTTGCCACTTCTGAAGTTTGTGGGTGCATTTAGGCAACCCTATCAGATGATATATCTTTCTTTTGTAGGATCAGATGTTTAGATTTGTATTTGTGTTTGCCGGGTTGGTGGTTTCCTATCCTCTTTTCTTGCTACTTTGGCTCGTGTTGTGTTGGATTGCTTACTACTTTCTTGAAGGTTCTACTTTCTTGAAGATTCTTTGTAACTCTGCGCTACGAGAATTCTCTCGTAGTTACATTCGCTGTAATTCTTTCCTTTTAATAAAAACATGCTAAGGCATGGTCACGAAGAATATGGATCATATAGAAGCACACAAGATTTGGCAGGAACCACTTGAGAGCAAGTCCTTCACACACAAGCACAGGATACAACAAAGCACTAAGAACCATGCAGGACACAACACGATGACCACAAGAAAAAGCCAGACTTTGCTCATACCACTAAACAACCTTCCATACAACACACCACACTCACGAGTCACGAAGCTCTACCACCTCACGCATGTCCCCGAACCACCAACACAGCCTGACAGCCCGGCCACCTCGCTCGATCTGAGTCTCACGGCTTCTTCGCCGCggcgccagcagcagccgctgcacccccacccccgccgtGGATGCCgaccacgccaccgccgccacccggcGTGAACGGCGAgacaccgccgctgccgccgacgccggGGAAGGCGCTGGAGCCCGGCATGCCGCCGAAGCCGACCTGCGGGGTGACGCCGTTGGGGCCCGGGAAGACCCAGCTGACGGAGGGGCCCGGGTAGAAGCCGCCGAACCCGAACACGTTCTGGGGCCGGAGCGGCTTCTCCCCCGCCGGCCCGGCGGGAACGTCGCGCGCGCCGTGGCACGCGAGCGAGGCGGCGGCCAGCAGGAGGCCCACGACGAGGAGGCTCGCGGCGCAACTACTGCTGCCTCTCTTCTCCATGGCTGGCTCTGGCTGGATGCACTACTGCTTGATTGCTTCCACAGACTCTACTTGGTTTGGTTCTCCTCCAAGAACCAGCTGCTCGGCACACAcatttatatatatatgcagAGATGAGGTGCAGAGGTAGTGGTGCATTCACTGTGGATGTGTGAAGTGTTGAAGCATTCATGGCGGAGGAACAGCTGAACTGTGATGAGACCGGCCAGGCATTGGCTGGGATGTCTGGACTATGGCTGAGGTGTGCCccagcccatgtttcttggcAGCAAGACCCACATCTCAGTGACAGTAACTGCACTGGCTACAGAGGACAGAGATGCATGGGCCAGCATGCATGGTGCTCATCTTACGCTGACAGTGGAGTTGTGTCTTAACCTTTACATGATTCACAAAAGCCAATCCTTGACCAGCTCACAGATGGCAAATGCAGAAATTATGCAGCAATCTGATGATGCCTAATATGGTGGATCAGGTAGAGAACTAGAGATACTGAGCAATGTAAGAACAGGATGAAGTGAGGATTCAGAGTGCAGTAAAGCCAGCATTCATGCAAGGCAGTAGTAACAGAGTTACAGAGATCATCCCTATTTACTTTTACCTGTAGCTACCCAACCACCCACATTTAAACCCACTGGAATCCTTATCCGCCCCGGGCCTGCAGCGAATCCGGCAGAGTAAAGCTAGAATTCAAGGCGTCCTCAGCTTGGTGGCAGAACAACAAGCCAATGCGAGATCGACAGGCAGTCATGTGCAAGAGCAGAGATCAAGACAGGCAATAGTAATTCCCGATAGACAGAGAAAGTTCTAGTGGCGTCGATCAAACTCTGTCCTAGAAAAGGTATTTGGTTAAGGgtgtcctaattagcatcagaAATTACTCTTTTTCTACCCAAAAAACTAACACAAGCCATGAAATCAGCAATAATCAAACCGTTTTTTCCATCTATTAATACAATGACACGCAATTCTCTTgcattttcaagaaaaattaGCACCAAAAATTTGTTTTCTATATCCATGCTGGGGCATCCACgaattttggtcaaattcgaGTGAAGCAAAATTTTAAACCAATCAAATTTTACAGTATCTTCAAATCCTATGCAACTATTTGGTCACTATACTTCCATTTTTATTGGACTTCATCAAAGCATCAAGCAAAGACTACATATGGAGATGCGCTGTTTCATGTGAGAAGGTGAAACAAATTATCAAGCTTTCACTCAAAGATAAGGTTTACACACAATGTATTTCCTGTACAATATGCGTGTGTATACTCTAGTGTGGCTCCTGGCAAAATAAAAACGAACTATGGCAATAGGCACTGCTACAAAATCAACTCAAGGAGGGAGGTATAAACCCCAAAATTTCTCAGCTCAATGGAGACACGATTACCAGTACTAGAAGCAACTAGTGGCAGATTTTGAGAAATCCATCTTCAGTTCCAACCACGAACAATCTTGAAAACGGAAGCACATCAATCGTTGAAAGCACAGAAAGGTTTTTGTGTTTCATTCCTCTGTCAGCCGAATACAAGTTCTGAAGTGCAAGCTGCTGATGTCCAATCTGCATGGAAGTATATGAAAATCACTTTCACAAGAGCCAAATGGATTTCCAGTTCGTACCATAAGTGCAATTGCTAAATGGAGGCACACTGTGttggaaatagtaaaaaaaattcGAGATTAAACAATGGTTCAGGTTGTGAGAATGATAAAGTCTTACATCACTTGCTGTCCTTGAAAGAGAAGTCAGTGCGATTTTGTTTCTTGAAATTGATATCACATCTTGGCCCCAGACAGAAAAGTTGGAGATGCCATCTGAATGACTTCTGAAAATGTTTGACTGCATTGCCAGATTCCTATCACATTTTCCAGCAAAAGACATTTAAGAATTTTGTGCGAATTCGAAGAGAAAATACAGTAAGCCAGAAGAAATACACGCAATCCAGCAAAGACAGTTAACAAAATAATACCCTCTGATGTCCCAAACTCGAAGAGTCTTGTCAAGGGAACTTGATACAATTAAGTGGTCATCTGGAGCTGCCAGCTGTAAGTATAAATGGGAAAAAAGAACACAAAAACACATCAGAAAATGTCAAAGGCAACAAGGTTCTTGTAACATCTGTGGTAGAGGGCTAGGGGTGCAGTGACCTTTGTGATGTGTCCATCATGTGCTCGCCAAACTGCAATGATGCTCCCACTACGCTTATCAAGCAACCGACAGTAACCAGAACTTAGACCTGCGGCTATCCAGGATGAAGCCATAGGGGTTCGTATGGAAAGCCTGTCTGAGCTACATGAGCAAATAGCTGACACAAGGGATGAGAAAGATATTTCAGCAGAATCACTCTTCCATAAATGTAGCTTCTGATCCCGAGATATGTCAATAAATCTGCAAGAAATCAACCAATGTGCAACAGAGTAATTAGCAGACATATTCAAGCTTTACTCCGATAGAAATAGAGTGAAATAGCAATGAGCTTTGGAGAGAATGGAACAAGCGCTCAACTTCTAATCGTTAATCCTTCAAGATAAAAACAAGCATACACAGCCTCCAGACTCATATTGCGTAAGTACTACACCTAGTTAACTGAAGTAAAATTTCAGCTTTTTGGCTACGGCTTTGCCAGTATATTCATGTGCATGGATGCATAGCTGGTGCTTTTGGTGACATATCCATTCCCCCAAGCAAAGAGTAGGATTGAAGGAAAGATTATTTTCTTTTacataaaaaaagaaagatcaaACCAGACAAATTGATGACATAAAGATcaatacctgattgaaccatTTCCCATACCCGCAACAAGGATACCATCAGATTCCATATAATGCATAGTCGTATACAAACTACCACGAAATGCATTTGACAATATTCCACCTGAGAGTGCATCCTGATTAAGCATGTTTGCCTGCTCAATAGATGCAGTTTGGAGTGGGAAGGTAGTAGACGACTCAGCATGAACTGCAATGAGCTTTCCTGTCTGCCCATTCCATATATGAATAGTGCCATCACAAGAAGCCACTCTGCCAGTAATTGACAGGATGCGGATGGAATTGACAACCTTCACAAACGAGTTGGTAAGAAAAAATTTAAAGAGTGAACTGTTTGCACATAAAATAATTCATTAAAAGATTGTAAAGAGTATGCCAATGACTTCAAACATAGAAGACATGTAAGATAAACCGGACAATCTAATATACAATATGTCAAGCAGCAGAACTAGTCAAAATCTCTACCACAGAATACTAGTCATAACTTTTATACTGTTTgactttttcaaaaagaaaagatgtaATATATTGctatttgaaaattattgaaTATATATAGACAAGAGTTTGATTTATTGAACAGCAGTGGGTGATCAGATCCTTTCTTAAAGGACAATGGATACCGAGTTAAGAACAAGTATGAGCAATTCAAGTCAAGTacatttctcattttctttaatGTCATCTGTTTTGTTATTTGTCTCCTTCATTTTGGCGATTACAAGTATAATATCCAATAATGTTCAAGAACTGTAAAATGACCAAAACCTAACAACAAGGTTCTTTAACACCCCCAGGGCCTACTTTCActtttcctctctcctctccatgTCTCCTAGTACTGAAGTTACTATTTTTGGTTCCCATCTTGTAGCCATATGCTTACCTTTAACACTTACCAGTTACCAGTACCAAGGTGGAGCCAAGGCTACCTAACTACATGCATTAAAGAAACATAAAGCGGCACTGTTTCTTAGCTGATAATGGGCAATGTGCTAACTCAAAATCAAGCACAGACATGAATTTCAAACAGTTCAAACCTAGTTAGCAAAGGTTCTCCACCAGTCACCAGTTATTACCATGAACCAGCATTTTTATTTTCTCGAACAACCAGAATttaatctttttttattttgtcagGTTTTTACTAGGGTTTTTATCTCACTACTATTTCAGTGCCCTTTGATTTGTTTTTGTGTTTCCAAACATGCAGGAGAACTGCATCTTGGTGCATTGCGTAGATGAAAAAACAGAGACAAACAAAACAATGGTTTGGTTTCGAAACATATGCCATTATGAACTGAGCTTGCAACCTTGTAGTTATTTCGTTCAAGTATTTCAACCTCTGTCAAATGTTTAGCCGCAGCAGTAGTCAACCAAGACCAGCTGAAGCCACTCGTATCTTTATCAGGTTCAATGACATTGCCAATAACATGCATCCAGCTTGCTAGTGGATCATTTCCACTAGGAACGTTGGTCACTAACAAAATGCATCCAAAAAAAATACTGGAATTGGCTGGTTACTCGATGAGAACCGAAACCAAACTGATTACCACTATGGAACACATACCAGCTCATATTAAAAGCACATGCTGATGCATTAGTTCGCTCAtagtagaacttttcaaaatcAGATTTCATTTTTCAAACCATACTACTATGGGACAGAACTGGCCAGTTCCTGAGTAAAAACCAAAACCTGGTAGGTTCCAGTTTCTAGCCCAAAAAGAAATTCTAAATGCTGCTTGCTTGATGTCCTAATTATTGAATGAAACTAGATTGGTGGTTCAACCAGAAGAACCAAAATGGAAGATGCATGGTTCATCATCATTCATCTCAACCGGCCAGTAACAAGTAATATCGGAGGGCCCAAGTTCCCCTGTAAACTAGCTGGATTGAATGTGAACCTGACATTCAAATTTGGTCCCTGGAAAGATATCACATTTTGAATACAGTTTTTCATTGCTAATTCGCAAATCATTTTGTTTATAAATTGAAAATAAAATCATGCATCATAAAAGCAGAGAGAGAATGACCTTTTTAAAACTCAGAGTAAAAAAAACTGACCTCTTCATGTCCATAATAACCAGACGTGCAATTCATGTTTGGCAACTCCCACCTCTGGATACTTCCTTTAAAACCAGGACCAACTCCTCCAGTAAAAACTGTGCACTCATCATCATGAACTGCTAATGACCGTAGAGCACCAGGGTGAGCACGGGCTGAGTAAAGGACAGAAGCTTTAATCTTCCAGGGAAGTTCATCTCTCACACCACCACCACGTCCAAGAAATTCTGGAGCACCCCAGCTACTATCAGGGCTGGGGAACCAAAACCATGGCTGATTTCCAGAACTTGAAGTATATGAATTGTCACTGTTAGTCTCATTCTCAAGCTTAGATCCTGGCTTAGAGGACGCAGCATTCCGACCCGTTTTAGTGGTTTCTGATTGTGGCACGGACCAACCTGCCCCATTGAAAAGCAGTTTGGTTGGAACAAACTCTGATGAGATAGAGTTTCCAGGCTGAAACCTTTGCCCTTTCATATTTTCAGCATTCTTAGAACAATCACCGGAAGGCTCCCACTAAACAAAAGCACAGAAGGAAATAAGGAAAACTAACATGGTAAGTATATCATCTCAACAATTGACAGTAGAAGAAAGAATGCAGCCTTATGTACCTTCCAATTGTACAACCTTTGAAGAGCTTGCTCCAATAGAAACCATGTTGAGCAACACTCCCGGAGCTTCTCTATCCCAACAAGTGATGCAAGAAAAGGATATAGCAGGAACCTACAATTATTTACCTTATATAAGAAAACATAAGCATATAAAACTATTTATATGAAAACACAGAAAACATATTTTTGACTTACACAAGATCAATTCGAGATTCCATTGTAATTGACTCACTTTTGTTTCCTTCAGAAGTTTTTAACACTTTCGTAAGAAGGCTAAGACCAGATGACTCATGAGAAAAGGCTAGTTCAGCAAAAAGCTCCTTCAGTTGTGGCAAAACATATATAGAAGTGTTCTCTGGTCCAATGCGTCGACAAAGGTCAACAAGTGCGGTAGCCGCCACCTAATCAACAATGCAGTTGTGATGGCAAAATGTTTCAGTTGTATAATAAACACTAATGGAATAGAATAAAGAGAAATACTAAAGGGAAAGCATGTTAAGAACATATATTGCCTGAATCACACGAAGATCCAAGTGAATCTGCATAAGAACCTTTACATGAAGACAGACTTGGTCCTGTAGATGCCAGCAAAAGAATAATGGGCGTATGAATGCATGAGGAATACAATAAGGGTGAAAGTGGATACaattaaaaataacatatttaAATGAGGACATGGGCACCAACAAATTTCACTTGACTAATATGCCAAATTCTGTATTAAGATTTTTCAGTCAATCAATATCAAAATTTACAATTCTAGTATCTAAATCAGTGCTGGAAT
This window encodes:
- the LOC101758132 gene encoding elastin-like; the protein is MEKRGSSSCAASLLVVGLLLAAASLACHGARDVPAGPAGEKPLRPQNVFGFGGFYPGPSVSWVFPGPNGVTPQVGFGGMPGSSAFPGVGGSGGVSPFTPGGGGGVVGIHGGGGGAAAAAGAAAKKP